One part of the Futiania mangrovi genome encodes these proteins:
- the hfq gene encoding RNA chaperone Hfq, which translates to MANDKQNLQDTFLNTIRKNKIPVTIFLVNGVKLQGVITWFDNFCLLLRRDGHSQLVYKHAISTVMPGQPVQLYEQEQD; encoded by the coding sequence GTGGCCAACGACAAGCAGAACCTTCAGGACACGTTCCTCAACACGATCCGCAAGAACAAGATTCCGGTCACGATTTTCCTCGTGAACGGGGTCAAGCTGCAGGGCGTCATCACCTGGTTCGACAACTTCTGCCTGCTGCTGCGCCGCGACGGGCACTCGCAGCTGGTCTACAAGCACGCGATCTCGACCGTGATGCCCGGCCAGCCGGTCCAGCTGTACGAGCAGGAGCAGGATTGA
- a CDS encoding MBL fold metallo-hydrolase has product MTTRSKAPLKVTILGCGSSGGVPRVGNDWGACDPAEPRNRRRRCSILVERGETAVLIDTSPDLREQLLDAGTRRLDAVFYTHDHADQSHGIDDLRALALTMRRRIDVYSDEATARTLMSRFGYCFEEIRGSGYPPILRLNEIGMEPLTVDGPGGAITLTPFEVEHGRIRALGFRIGPVAYTPDVSDVPEAAFDVLDGVDTWIVDALRYTPHPTHAHLEKTLQWVARVNPARAVLTNLHVDLDYHTLCRDLPAGVTPAFDGMVLIFDV; this is encoded by the coding sequence ATGACGACAAGATCAAAAGCGCCGCTCAAGGTCACGATCCTGGGTTGCGGGTCATCGGGCGGCGTCCCGCGTGTCGGCAACGACTGGGGTGCGTGCGATCCGGCGGAGCCGCGCAACCGGCGGCGGCGCTGCTCGATCCTTGTCGAACGCGGCGAAACCGCGGTGCTGATCGACACGTCCCCGGACCTGCGGGAACAACTGCTCGATGCGGGCACGCGGCGCCTGGACGCCGTCTTCTACACCCACGATCATGCCGATCAATCGCACGGCATCGACGATCTGCGCGCACTGGCGCTGACCATGCGGCGGCGGATCGACGTCTATTCGGACGAAGCGACCGCGCGCACGCTGATGAGCCGGTTCGGCTATTGCTTCGAGGAGATCCGCGGCAGCGGCTATCCGCCGATCCTGCGCCTCAACGAGATCGGCATGGAACCGCTGACCGTGGACGGGCCCGGTGGCGCCATCACGCTGACACCGTTCGAGGTGGAGCATGGCCGCATCCGCGCGCTCGGGTTCCGGATCGGGCCGGTGGCGTATACGCCGGACGTGAGCGACGTGCCGGAGGCCGCGTTCGATGTGCTGGACGGCGTCGACACATGGATCGTGGACGCTTTGCGCTACACGCCGCATCCGACCCATGCGCATCTGGAGAAGACGCTGCAGTGGGTGGCGCGCGTCAATCCGGCCCGCGCGGTTCTGACGAACCTGCACGTCGATCTGGATTACCACACGCTCTGCCGTGATCTTCCTGCCGGCGTCACGCCTGCGTTCGACGGCATGGTGCTCATCTTCGATGTATGA
- the hflX gene encoding GTPase HflX, with the protein MSTRACVLHPALKRPASARAGEDGAARDPRSRLEEAVGLTEAIGVDIVHAAVVPLDKVKPGTVFGEGKVDELAELIHDREIALVVIDSAVTPVQQRNLERRWKAKVVDRTGLILEIFGERAATREGALQVELAHLTYQKSRLVRSWTHLERQRGGTGFLGGPGETQIEADRRVLAEKITRLKKQLDKVARTREEHRKTRRKVPYPVVALVGYTNAGKSTLFNTMTRAEVVAKDMLFATLDPTMRAIVLPGTGQRIILSDTVGFISDLPVELVAAFRATLEEVLEADLILHVRDISHPETLAQRADVLGVLDELGVDTRAQSEILEVLNKIDRLPEPEREAVAERAARDPSLVAVSALTGEGMDALLDAIAGFFRKERRLRHLAIPADAGEALAWLYRKGEVQGSTPDEETGEIHLDVLLSEKEYGQLLKEFPSLLKVGSEA; encoded by the coding sequence ATGAGCACACGCGCCTGCGTCCTTCACCCGGCATTGAAGCGTCCCGCCTCCGCAAGGGCGGGTGAGGATGGTGCCGCGCGCGATCCCCGGTCCCGGCTGGAGGAGGCCGTGGGCCTGACCGAAGCCATCGGCGTCGACATCGTGCACGCGGCGGTGGTGCCGCTCGACAAGGTCAAGCCGGGCACGGTCTTCGGCGAGGGCAAGGTCGACGAACTGGCAGAACTGATCCACGACCGCGAGATCGCGCTTGTCGTCATCGACAGCGCGGTCACGCCCGTGCAGCAGCGCAACCTCGAACGCCGCTGGAAGGCGAAGGTCGTCGACCGCACCGGCCTCATCCTCGAGATCTTCGGCGAGCGGGCGGCCACGCGCGAGGGCGCGCTGCAGGTCGAGCTTGCGCATCTCACCTACCAGAAGAGCCGGCTCGTCCGCTCCTGGACGCACCTCGAACGCCAGCGCGGCGGTACGGGCTTCCTCGGCGGCCCCGGCGAAACGCAGATCGAGGCCGATCGGCGCGTGCTGGCGGAGAAGATCACGCGCCTCAAGAAGCAACTGGACAAGGTCGCCCGCACGCGGGAGGAGCACCGCAAGACGCGGCGCAAGGTGCCGTACCCGGTGGTTGCGCTTGTGGGCTACACGAACGCTGGAAAGTCTACGCTTTTCAATACGATGACGCGGGCCGAGGTGGTGGCGAAGGACATGTTGTTCGCCACGCTCGACCCGACCATGCGGGCAATCGTCCTGCCCGGCACGGGACAGCGGATCATCCTCTCCGACACGGTGGGCTTCATCTCCGACCTGCCGGTGGAACTGGTGGCCGCCTTCCGCGCCACGCTGGAGGAGGTGCTGGAGGCCGACCTGATCCTGCATGTGCGCGACATCTCGCACCCGGAGACGCTGGCGCAGCGGGCAGACGTGCTGGGCGTGCTGGACGAGCTTGGCGTCGATACCCGTGCGCAGTCGGAGATCCTGGAGGTTCTCAACAAGATCGACCGCCTGCCCGAGCCCGAGCGGGAGGCGGTGGCCGAACGTGCAGCACGCGATCCGAGCCTCGTCGCGGTGTCCGCGCTGACGGGGGAGGGGATGGATGCGCTGCTCGATGCGATTGCCGGCTTCTTCCGGAAGGAGCGGCGGCTGCGTCACCTCGCCATCCCTGCGGACGCGGGCGAGGCGCTCGCCTGGCTCTATCGCAAGGGCGAGGTACAGGGCAGCACGCCGGACGAGGAGACGGGCGAGATTCATCTCGACGTGTTGTTGAGCGAAAAGGAATATGGCCAACTTCTCAAGGAGTTTCCGAGCCTTTTGAAAGTGGGAAGCGAGGCGTGA
- the mazG gene encoding nucleoside triphosphate pyrophosphohydrolase translates to MSGTERTPAGTEPGPSDAARGDLRRIDALLAIMAKLRDPDGGCPWDLEQDFSSIAPYTIEEAYEVADAIQRADMADLKDELGDLLLQVVFHAQMADEARLFRFADVVAAVCEKMIRRHPHVFGTAHIDSAEGQTVSWEAIKAAERAEKAKGDASLLDDVPVALPALLRAVKLQKRAARARFDWNDPVRVFDKVEEELAELREAVASGDAAHVAEEMGDLLFVMANLARHLKVDPEDALRQANAKFVRRFHYIEQNADTPDLVAEPLSLEALEALWQEAKAKGL, encoded by the coding sequence ATGAGCGGAACTGAGCGAACCCCTGCCGGTACCGAGCCTGGACCCAGCGACGCGGCCCGCGGCGATCTCCGCCGCATCGACGCGCTTCTCGCCATCATGGCCAAACTCCGCGATCCCGACGGCGGCTGCCCGTGGGACCTCGAACAGGATTTTTCGTCTATCGCGCCATATACCATCGAGGAAGCCTATGAGGTTGCCGACGCGATCCAGCGTGCCGACATGGCCGATCTCAAGGACGAGCTTGGCGATCTCCTCCTCCAGGTGGTGTTTCACGCCCAGATGGCTGACGAGGCCCGCCTTTTCCGGTTCGCTGACGTGGTCGCAGCCGTTTGTGAAAAGATGATCCGGCGGCATCCCCACGTGTTCGGAACCGCGCACATCGACTCGGCGGAAGGCCAGACGGTCAGCTGGGAAGCGATCAAGGCGGCCGAGCGTGCTGAGAAAGCCAAGGGCGATGCGAGCCTGCTCGACGATGTGCCGGTCGCCCTACCCGCGCTGCTGCGCGCCGTGAAACTTCAGAAGCGTGCTGCGCGTGCCCGCTTCGACTGGAACGACCCGGTGCGCGTCTTCGACAAGGTCGAGGAAGAACTTGCAGAACTGCGCGAGGCGGTCGCGAGCGGCGATGCGGCACACGTCGCCGAGGAGATGGGCGATCTGCTGTTCGTCATGGCGAACCTTGCACGCCATCTGAAGGTCGACCCGGAAGATGCACTTCGTCAGGCCAACGCCAAATTCGTTCGCCGTTTCCACTATATCGAGCAGAATGCGGATACGCCGGACCTGGTTGCGGAACCGCTGAGCCTCGAAGCGCTCGAGGCCCTCTGGCAGGAGGCGAAGGCCAAGGGCCTCTAG
- a CDS encoding D-amino-acid transaminase gives MPRIAYVNGRYVPHAQASVHVEDRGYQFADGVYEVCAVKNGRLLDEGPHLDRLDRSLRELRIDPPMARPALRVVLREVMRRNLLRDGLLYFQVTRGVAPRDHAFPAHAASSLVVTARPVDLVKAQARAEEGVRAVTHPDIRWKRCDIKAVALLPNVLAKQAAKEAGGYEAWLVDETGHVTEGSSTNAWIVDTDGNLVTRALDSAILGGITRRMLMQVAQEAGVHIIERPFTVEEAKAAREAFITSATSFVTPVTQIDDAVIGNGRPGSVAMRLRELYIMASEALAQA, from the coding sequence ATGCCCCGCATCGCCTATGTCAATGGCCGCTATGTTCCTCACGCGCAGGCCAGCGTGCATGTCGAGGACCGTGGCTACCAGTTCGCCGACGGCGTCTACGAGGTTTGCGCGGTCAAGAACGGCAGGCTGCTGGACGAGGGGCCGCATCTCGACCGGCTCGACCGGTCGCTGCGCGAATTGCGGATCGATCCGCCGATGGCGCGCCCGGCGCTGCGCGTGGTCCTGCGCGAGGTGATGCGGCGAAATCTCCTGCGCGACGGGTTGCTCTATTTCCAGGTGACGCGGGGGGTGGCACCGCGCGACCACGCCTTTCCGGCGCACGCCGCCTCCTCCCTGGTCGTCACCGCACGTCCCGTCGACCTCGTAAAGGCGCAGGCCCGGGCGGAGGAGGGGGTGCGTGCCGTCACCCATCCCGACATCCGCTGGAAGCGCTGCGACATCAAGGCCGTCGCGCTTTTGCCGAACGTGCTTGCCAAGCAGGCGGCGAAGGAGGCGGGCGGCTACGAGGCGTGGCTGGTCGACGAAACCGGCCATGTGACCGAGGGAAGCTCGACCAACGCCTGGATCGTCGACACGGACGGAAACCTGGTCACGCGCGCGCTCGACAGTGCCATTCTGGGAGGCATCACGCGCAGGATGCTGATGCAGGTTGCCCAGGAAGCGGGCGTCCACATAATCGAGCGGCCGTTCACCGTGGAGGAGGCAAAGGCCGCGCGCGAAGCCTTCATCACCAGCGCGACGTCCTTCGTCACGCCCGTGACACAGATCGATGATGCGGTGATCGGCAATGGAAGGCCGGGATCGGTGGCAATGCGGCTGCGTGAACTCTACATAATGGCGTCGGAGGCCCTGGCGCAGGCATGA
- the ntrX gene encoding nitrogen assimilation response regulator NtrX, with amino-acid sequence MKDILIVDDEADIRDLISGILEDEGYEARTAGDADTALREIAMRKPSLVLLDIWLKGSRLDGLQVLQEVKRNTPDVPVVIISGHGNIEVAVSAIRAGAYDFIEKPLKIDQLLLIIARALEAARLKREVAELRLRSGQSDVLVGESPAAMALRGMVEKIAPTGSRVLVTGPAGSGKETVARMIHAGSRRASGGFIAINAASIAPERMESELFGVEAQDGHPRKIGVFEQAHGGTLFLDEVGDMPPETQNKILRVLVDQTFHRVNGAEPVRVDVRVISATSRDLAREIAGGRFREDLFHRLNVVPVRIPSLAERREDIPVLVRHFARTLAESAGFPQRDVSDDAMALLQSYDWPGNVRQLRNVVERLLILTRGEQGPITAEAIPQDIVDAAPAVLRGNGTEQLMTLPLREARERFERDYLVAQITRFNGNISRTASFIGMERSALHRKLKMLGIGADARGGESEE; translated from the coding sequence ATGAAGGACATCCTGATCGTCGACGACGAAGCGGACATCCGCGACCTGATCTCTGGCATCCTGGAGGACGAGGGCTACGAGGCACGCACGGCCGGCGATGCCGATACCGCGCTGCGCGAGATCGCGATGCGCAAGCCGTCGCTGGTGCTCCTCGACATCTGGCTCAAGGGCTCCCGCCTCGACGGGCTGCAGGTGCTACAGGAGGTGAAGCGGAACACGCCCGACGTTCCCGTCGTCATCATATCGGGCCACGGCAATATCGAGGTCGCGGTGTCCGCGATACGCGCCGGCGCCTATGACTTCATCGAGAAGCCGCTGAAGATCGACCAGCTTCTGCTGATCATCGCCCGCGCGCTGGAGGCCGCGAGGCTGAAGCGCGAGGTGGCGGAGCTTCGTCTGCGCTCCGGTCAGTCGGATGTGCTGGTGGGCGAATCCCCGGCTGCGATGGCGCTGCGGGGGATGGTCGAGAAGATCGCCCCCACGGGAAGCCGCGTGCTGGTTACCGGACCGGCCGGTTCGGGCAAGGAGACGGTCGCGCGGATGATTCATGCCGGCTCGCGCCGGGCGAGCGGCGGCTTCATCGCGATCAACGCGGCCTCCATCGCGCCGGAGCGGATGGAGTCGGAACTGTTCGGCGTCGAGGCACAGGACGGCCACCCCAGGAAGATCGGCGTCTTCGAGCAGGCGCACGGCGGGACGCTCTTCCTCGACGAGGTGGGTGACATGCCACCCGAGACGCAGAACAAGATCCTGCGGGTCCTCGTCGACCAGACCTTCCACCGCGTCAACGGCGCCGAACCGGTGCGCGTGGACGTGCGCGTGATCAGCGCGACGAGCCGCGACCTTGCGCGGGAGATCGCGGGCGGCCGGTTCCGGGAGGATCTGTTTCACCGTCTCAACGTGGTGCCCGTGCGCATCCCCTCGCTGGCCGAGCGGCGGGAGGACATCCCCGTCCTCGTGCGCCATTTCGCCCGCACCCTGGCCGAAAGCGCTGGCTTCCCGCAGCGCGACGTGAGCGACGACGCCATGGCGCTGCTGCAAAGCTACGATTGGCCCGGCAACGTGCGCCAGCTGCGCAACGTGGTTGAACGGCTGCTGATTCTGACGCGCGGCGAGCAGGGCCCAATCACGGCCGAGGCCATCCCTCAGGACATCGTTGATGCGGCGCCTGCCGTGCTGCGCGGCAACGGGACCGAGCAACTGATGACCTTGCCGCTGCGCGAAGCCCGTGAGAGGTTCGAGCGCGATTATCTCGTCGCACAGATCACGCGGTTCAACGGCAACATCTCGCGCACCGCGTCGTTCATCGGGATGGAGCGCTCGGCCCTGCACCGCAAGCTGAAGATGCTGGGAATCGGTGCCGACGCCCGTGGGGGCGAGAGCGAGGAGTAA
- a CDS encoding alpha/beta fold hydrolase, whose translation MSSGALIPGFADRTVRLAAGQFAYSIAGEGPPVLLLHGYPQSRACWRAVAPRLAERFTVVAPDLRGYGDSAKPASDPEHLTYAKRAMAADMVELMAQLGFDRFAVAGHDRGGRVAYRLALDHPVAVARLAVLDIATTLDTFDRTGKFMALGTYHWFFLAQPFDLPERLIGAEPEFYLRWTLKSWAAAGFRFDDKAMAHYLKAFSDSAARHAMCEDYRAGATRDCENDAADRAAGTRIAAPLLCLWGERRNKDGRDFDYLGFWRPWAHEVRGRALDCGHFLPEERPKEVADELARFFGAAD comes from the coding sequence GTGAGTTCCGGCGCACTGATCCCGGGCTTCGCAGACCGGACGGTGCGGCTCGCGGCAGGGCAGTTCGCCTATTCCATCGCGGGCGAGGGGCCGCCGGTCCTTCTGCTGCACGGCTACCCGCAATCGCGTGCCTGCTGGCGCGCGGTGGCCCCGCGTCTGGCCGAGCGGTTCACCGTCGTGGCGCCCGACCTGCGCGGCTATGGCGACAGCGCGAAGCCGGCGAGCGACCCCGAGCACCTGACCTATGCCAAGCGCGCCATGGCAGCCGACATGGTGGAACTGATGGCGCAACTGGGCTTCGACCGGTTCGCGGTCGCAGGCCATGACCGGGGCGGGCGGGTCGCGTACCGCCTTGCGCTTGATCATCCGGTTGCGGTTGCGCGCCTTGCGGTTCTCGACATCGCCACGACGCTCGACACCTTCGACCGCACGGGCAAGTTCATGGCGCTCGGCACCTATCACTGGTTCTTCCTGGCGCAGCCGTTCGACCTGCCGGAACGCCTGATCGGCGCGGAGCCGGAGTTCTATCTGCGATGGACGCTGAAATCCTGGGCGGCGGCCGGATTTCGTTTCGATGACAAAGCGATGGCGCATTATCTGAAGGCGTTTTCCGATTCCGCCGCGCGTCATGCCATGTGCGAGGACTATCGCGCTGGCGCCACGCGCGATTGCGAGAACGATGCGGCTGACCGGGCAGCGGGCACGCGCATCGCCGCGCCCTTGCTCTGTCTTTGGGGCGAGCGGCGCAACAAGGACGGGCGCGATTTCGATTACCTCGGATTCTGGCGGCCGTGGGCGCACGAGGTGCGGGGGCGGGCGCTCGACTGCGGCCATTTCCTGCCCGAAGAACGGCCCAAGGAGGTGGCGGACGAACTCGCGCGCTTTTTCGGCGCGGCGGACTAG
- the trkA gene encoding Trk system potassium transporter TrkA, whose product MRAIVCGAGMVGSNIARQLAAEENDVVVIDSSPDLVRKITDTLDVQGVVGFASHPDVLDRAGARDAELVVAVTHSDEVNMIACQVCHSLFNVPVKIARVRSQSYLKPMWRDLFSRDNLPIDEIISPEMEVAKSVLRRLKAPGAFETLPFLDGKVQVVGVRLDDDCPVVNTPLRQLTELFPDLDARVIGIWREDAMRVPKADDQLFPGDEIYFCSRSAMVPRTLAVFGHEEQVARRIIIMGGGNVGLAVAEAIEQEGGHIRARLIEDNKSRAEFVADHLSRTVVLHGDALDREVLEEAGVADAETVVALTNDDEVNILASVLAKRQGARRAVTLINNENYRSLMRTLNIDTFINPRATTVSKILQHVRRGRIKALRSVQDGAAEVIEAEALETSSLTGKPLEEVSLPPGIIVAGVFQDGQVVIPRGDTVIKPGARVVLFATADMVRKVENMFRVSFEYF is encoded by the coding sequence ATGCGCGCCATCGTGTGCGGAGCCGGGATGGTCGGCTCCAACATTGCCCGCCAGCTTGCGGCGGAGGAAAACGACGTCGTGGTGATCGACAGCTCGCCCGACCTCGTGCGCAAGATCACCGACACGCTGGACGTGCAAGGGGTCGTCGGCTTCGCGTCGCACCCGGACGTGCTGGACCGCGCGGGCGCGCGCGATGCCGAGCTGGTGGTTGCGGTCACACACTCCGACGAGGTGAACATGATCGCCTGCCAGGTGTGCCATTCCCTCTTCAATGTGCCGGTGAAGATCGCGCGCGTCCGCTCCCAGTCCTATCTCAAGCCGATGTGGCGGGATCTCTTCAGCCGCGACAATCTGCCGATCGACGAGATCATCTCGCCGGAGATGGAGGTGGCGAAGTCTGTGCTGCGGCGCCTCAAGGCGCCCGGTGCATTCGAAACGCTGCCCTTCCTCGATGGCAAGGTTCAGGTCGTGGGCGTCCGGCTCGACGACGACTGCCCGGTGGTGAACACGCCGCTGCGCCAGCTGACCGAGCTGTTTCCCGATCTCGACGCCCGCGTGATCGGCATCTGGCGCGAAGACGCGATGCGCGTGCCCAAGGCCGACGACCAGCTTTTCCCCGGCGACGAGATCTATTTCTGCTCCCGTTCCGCAATGGTGCCGCGGACGCTGGCCGTTTTCGGTCACGAGGAACAGGTGGCCCGCCGCATCATCATCATGGGGGGCGGAAACGTCGGCCTCGCCGTCGCCGAGGCGATCGAGCAGGAGGGCGGTCACATTCGCGCCCGCTTGATCGAGGACAACAAGTCGCGGGCGGAGTTCGTTGCCGACCACCTCTCGCGGACCGTGGTGCTGCATGGCGACGCGCTCGACCGCGAGGTGCTGGAGGAAGCGGGCGTCGCGGATGCCGAAACCGTGGTCGCGCTGACCAACGACGACGAGGTGAACATCCTCGCCTCCGTCCTTGCGAAGCGGCAGGGGGCCCGCCGGGCCGTGACGCTCATCAACAACGAGAACTACCGCAGCCTCATGCGGACGCTGAACATCGACACCTTCATCAATCCGCGCGCGACGACAGTGTCGAAGATCCTGCAGCATGTCCGGCGCGGCCGCATCAAGGCGCTGCGCAGCGTGCAGGACGGGGCCGCCGAGGTGATCGAGGCGGAGGCACTGGAAACCTCGTCGCTGACAGGCAAGCCGCTCGAAGAGGTCTCGCTGCCCCCGGGCATCATCGTGGCCGGTGTGTTTCAGGACGGGCAGGTCGTCATTCCGCGCGGCGACACCGTCATCAAGCCCGGCGCCCGCGTGGTCCTGTTCGCGACCGCGGACATGGTGCGCAAGGTCGAGAACATGTTCCGCGTCAGCTTCGAATATTTCTGA